Sequence from the Streptomyces peucetius genome:
TCGCCGACCTGCTGTGGTGGCACGGCCCCGGTCACCGCCACCTCGAACACGCCTTGCACGTCCTGGTCACCACACCCGACGCCGACCAACGCCTGTCAGAACTCCTGCACCAAGCCGTCGCACAGGCCCGACGCACCACGAACGCGGCTTCGACCGGATCTGCCCATCGAACGGCTCCGTCACCTTCCCGGTGACCGGCGCTGTCTGCGACACGCCCGCACCGAACCAAACGGCCGTGGCCATGGCCGCCGACCTGGCGCCGTGGCGGTCAGCACTGCGGAACACAGACAGTGGAGGAAGGTGCGGATGGGGCGGGTGCTGTGGCCGCGGCCGTCGCCGCGCCCGGCGCCGAGGCTACGACCCTTTCGGCCCCGACGTCGACTGCCTCCGCGACGAAGGACTCACCCGGCAGAAGGTTCATGTCCTGGCGTCCAGCACCGTGGACCGGCGCCTCCTCGTCGGCCACGCCGAGGATACTGACCCGCCAGACCGGGCCGGCGTCACGCCCTCCCAGTCCGGAAGGCGGTGACTGTCTCGCCCCTGTCGGCCGCTTCATGAGCCGCCTCGCCAGGCGCGATCCGCGCGTCCTCCGGAACTGCTCAACTCCTGCCGCTTGGAGTCCGAACAGGCCGGGACCGGAGCTCGTCCGCAGCACCTCACCCCCGGTGGCATCGAGCGGACCGCAGCCCACGAGCAGCGACAACACGGGCACCGGTACGCTCAGGACGTAGCGAGACGAACCTGACCGCGGGCGACAGGGTTTCACCAGCCAAGAAGGCCATCAGGTCAACACCCAGCTCGACCGGACCGGCCGCGGCAGCTGCCGAGCGAAGTGCTCCCAGCACTTGACCTGGCCACCGGAGGACGGCGTCCTCACCAGATCGACGAGCACCGCTACGGGACGGGGAGCCGCCGGGCTGCTCCCCAAGGCGTCGGGGATCTGCGCGAGCCTGATCAATTGCGCCCGTTCAGCTCGTCGTCGCCGTCAGTCGGCTCGTGTCCGGCGACCGCCACGAATGCGCCGAGTTTCCGCTGGTGAAAAGTGGTTTGCCGGGAGAGCGGCGCGTGGGTAGCTTCGCCGGCTATGACCCCGACTCTGCGCACTGAGCGCCTGCTGCTGGAACCGTACGCCCCCGAAGACCAGGAAGACTTCGTCACCCTGTTCCAGGACCGGAGGGTTTCGCAATGGATGGGCGACGGCCCTGCTACCGAGGCGGAGGACCGTGCCCTATTCGGACGGATCTTCACGAAGGTCTATGCCCAGGATCTGTTCGACGTCTGGGCCGTTCGTCGGAATGGTGTCATGATCGGACACGCTGAGATCAAGCCGACCGACGTAGCCCAAGGCCACGAGATCATCTACGCGCTGGTCCCTGATGTGTGGGGATCGGGCCTGGGGAGAGAACTGGCCGAAGCGCTCGTCTCCTACGGCTTCGACGCTCTGGGGCTCGCGGAGGTGTACGCCACCGTGGCGGCCTCCAACAGCGCCTCGCTGGCCGTGCTGAGCAGGATCGGATTCGAGCACGCCCGGGACATAGCCGAGGATGACGGCAGCACCACTCGCGTGCTGACGCGCCGTCGGGCCGTGCAGCCCACCGGGCAGGAGTGAGCGCATAGGCGGCTCGAGGACAGCGTCGGTGTTTGCTGATCATGCGGCTCTGGCCGGGTAATCGGTCCAGGTTCGGATCGGTGAGTTGGGACCCCCGCTCGTTGCAGATGCCGGAGGCGGCGGTGTCCTTCTCGCCGCGCACCTGTTCGGCGGCATGAAGCCGGGCGAGCCGACGACCGGGCCCGTGCTGGTTAGGCCCTGTCGGTGACGGTGTTCACGGCGCGCGCGATGCCATGAAGTCGATGATCCGCGGGCCTTCCACGGCCAGCAGGATGTTGGACGGTTTCGGATCGCGGTGAACGACCCGGCGGCGTGGATGTGTTCCAGGGCCTGTCCGAGCCCGGCGGCGAGGGTGCACGCCGACTACGGCGGCAGCGGTTCCTCCTCGTCCACGACGGTCTTCAGCGCGGGCTCGGGTACGTCCGCGACCGCCACCCACGGCGGGTCCGCCGCCGTGGCGGAGTCGATCACGGGCGTGGTGCCGCTGCCGAGCCGGCAGAGAAGGCGGAACGGGCCGATGCGGGCCGGGTCTTCCGGCGTCAGCGGGTCCACGCGGGGATCCTCGCACACCGCGCCGCCGGTACGCCGGGGCTCCGCAGGTCGCTACGCGACCCGGCTCTCATGGGCTCTATGCCTTCAAGAACGCCAGGATGTCGGGATTGAGGACTTCCGGATGGGTGGACAGCATGCCGTGCGGCAGCCCTTCATACGTCTTCAGGGTGCTGTCCTTCACGATCTCGGCCGTCAGCGGCCCCGCGTCCGCGTACGGCACGATCTGGTCGTCGGTGCCGTGGGCGACGAGGACCGGAACGTCGATCAGCGTGAGGTCCTCATTGAAGTCGGTCTCGGAGAACGCCTTGATGCACTCGTAGTGGGCGTTGGCCGCGCCCATCATTCCCTGTCGCCACCAGTTGTCGATCAACCCCTGCGACACTTTCGCGCCGGGCCGGTTGAATCCGTAGAACGGACCCGTCGGCAGGTCGATGTAGAACTGCGAGCGATTGGCGGCGAGGGCGGAACGCAGTCCGTCGAAGACCTCGATCGGCAGCCCGCCCGGATTGGTGTCCGACCTGACCATGATCGGCGGCACCGCGCCGACGAGCACCGCCTTTCCGACCCGTCCTGGCTTGGCGCGCGCGACATAGCGCGCGACCTCACCGCCGCCGGTCGAGTGCCCGATGTGGAAGGCCCCTCGCAGATCGAGCGCGTCCGTCAGTGCTGCCACATCGGCGGCGTAGGTGTCCATCTCATGGCCGGTCGCGGTTTGAGAGGAACGCCCGTGGCCACGACGGTCGTGGGCGATCACCCGATAACCGTGCGCGAGGAAGAACAGCATCTGGTTGTCCCAGTCATCGGCACTGAGCGGCCAACCATGGTGAAAGACGATCGCCTGGCCGTCGCGCGGACCCCAGTCCTTGTAAAAGATCTCGGTGCCGTCCTGAGTGGTGACGCTGCCCATCGCGCTCGCCTTCCTACGACTTGGGTCCCTAGCGGAACCCTCCTTTTCGACCGTATGGCCGAACGGGGCAGGCCGCCACATGTGCCAGGTCTGAGTTTGACTCTGTCGGGGATCTTGAAGGTCGGTTTCATCCGCCGACGTATCGCCGGGATCGTGGCCGGGGTAGGCCAGGCTGGTCCAGGTAGGCCTGGAACGCGGTCGGCAGTGGAGCACGGAGCGGTTCTCCAGGCGTCGGCCGTTCGGAGAGCCGCTCGATGTTCACCGCGATGGCGGTGAGTACGTGCTGGACGTGGGTCTTGTCCAGGCCGCGGTAGCGGCGTCGCCGCATCTCGTGTCCGTGCGCAAGCTCGTTGATGGTGCCCTCTATGCCGGATCTGACCGCGTAGATCCGACGCCGGTGACCACCCCACGAGTTCCTGCGGGGACGGTGCGGGCGAGCTCCTCCAGGGCCGCGCGCACGGCTTCGGTCACCAGCTCCACGCCGGTCAGATCACGCACGGCTGCCAGGACATGAATGGAGTCGATGCGGCAGCGCACGGCCTCGGCGGTCTGCCGGTCCGAACAGATTGTGCAGGAACTGCCGCAGGCTGACGGTGGCCAGCTGGTAAGGCGGTAACCCGGGCCCGCCATCGCGCGTGTACCAGGCCTGGAAGTTTTCCGTCCCGCCGCAGCCCGTCGAGCCGGTCCCGCACCCACATCACCGTCGTCCCGCCCGGATTGCTCGCCTGCGCGAGCTGCGCCGTCAGCGACGGAACCTGCTCACCGGGACGGGGACGAACGGACATGGAGCACCTCACATCGTGCCTGAACCTCGGACCGTCCAGAGCATGCCGCATCAAGCCCCCGCATCGGAGAATCTCAAGATCCCCGACAGAGTCAAGCTCAAGTACGTGTTTCCGATCCCCGACCGTCGTTGAGTGGGTATGCCGCCTCTGGAAAGGTATGGCCGAAGCGAATGCGGCGTGCCGAGGTGAACGTCCTGAGCCGCTCCGGGCACGCGGTGCGGCCCGGTCAGCGCGAGTGGTTGCGGCGGCGGTATGCGTAGGCGGCGAGCAGCGCGGCGGCAACTGAGGCGAGGCCGCCGAGCGTGAGTACGGCCAGCTGGGGGTTCTCGTCGCGTTGTGGCGTGCGGATGGTGATGCTGCCGGCGTTCTCGCGGGTGACGAGTCCGCTGGTGAGGGTCAGTCGTGCGGTCCACTTACCGGCCGGGAGCCCTGGGTCGAGTGGGGTGGTCGCGACGGTTGATCTGCCCGGGCCGATGGTGCCTGCCTTGGCATTGAACGGGCCTGCGGACGCGCCGCCTGGCCCGTTCGACAGGGTGAGTTTGCCCGCGAGGTCGAGGGCCCGGCCGCCGGTGTTCTTCACTCGGGCCGTGACCATCGGTGCGCCATTGGCGGCGCGGGCGCCGGTCAGATTGTCGATGCGGAAGTCGGAGGGCGGTTCGCCGCCGGGTCCGACGGACAGGTAGATACGCACTCCGGCGCGGGCCGCTTGGCGTACCTGCTTCGAGGGGTCGGGATCGGGGCTGATCTGCGCCCAGATGACGCCGTAGTGTTCGCCGCCGGTCGCATCGTCCGCGACGGTGATCTCGGTCCACACTGTGGCCGTCTCGTCGGGTTCCAGGACGAGTTCGCTGCGCTCGAGCGTCACCCACCTGGTGAGCTCGTTGCCCCCGCGCCCGTGCGCGAAGGTGAAGCCGTCCTTGTGGACCGCTGCGGCCCCGGGGTAGAGCTGTACGCGGTGTCGCGTGTCCGCCAGGTTGGTGACCGCGATCCGCCTGCGGATCTGCTGGCCCGGTCTGATGTGATCGACGATGTACCGGTGGGCACGCTCGTCGTCGCGGCGGCTGACCGGCGCGTCGACGAGCCGGATGCCGACGGCCAGGTCGTCGGACGTCCGCCGCGGCGGCTCCGCAGCCACAGGCGCGACTGCTCCGAGGAGCAGTAACACGGCGAGGAGCAGTCCGCCCACGGGCTCACGCCACCGAATGGGTCACCGTTCCGCTGTAGAGCCCGCCGATGGCATCCTGCGGGATCCTGATCTCGAGGGTGGGGTTCCAGCTCGCGCTGTTGTTTCCGCTGCCCGAGGTCTTGGAGAACGCGGTGCGTGGCTGCTCCAGGCTGACCCGGTCGTTACGTGTGGGCTGGCCGGGCACGAAGGTGCCGGTGCCGGTGGTGGCGGTCGCCGGCCCGGACCAGTAGTTCACCAGGTTGGGCACGATGACCTCGGTCGGATCGTCGGTTCCGGTGTCGAACTGCGTCGCGACCACCGACACTGTCCACGTGGCATTGTTCGCGGCCCTCTCGTCGCGCACCGTGACGGTGCCGAGCTGACCGCTGACGGTCTGCCCCGGGAACCCGGACCCCAGGTCGCGCGAGGAGGGCACCTCGAGCGTGAGGTTCGCCGTGGCCACGGTGAACGTGACGGTCGTGTCCCCCGACGGCTGGGCGACCGCAGGCAACGGTGCCGCGCCGACCACGGCGACGGCGATGGCACTTGAAATCAGTGATCTTTTGCGCACGGAACCATCATGGCTCCTTATTTGACGGTATGTCGGTATCTAGCATGTTTCATGCGACTGAGTGGGTGACGGTCCCGGTGTAGGTGCCGCCCACGGCGGCCGCCGGCACCGTGAGGATCAGCGTCGGCTGCCAGGCGGTGGTGTTGATCCCGCTGCCGGACGTCTTGGCGAACGCCGTACGCGGGACGCTCAGGGTCTGCGCCTGCGCACTCGTGGCCTGGCCCGGTACCCGGGTGCCGATGCCGGTGGTTGAGGTGGCCTGACCCGACCAGTACGAGAACTGACTCCTGGAGATCTGCCGGGCGGCGCCACCACCCGGCGTCGTGAAGTCGCTCGCCGACACCGTCGCCGTCCAGACCGCGTTCAAGCTGACCCGTGTATCGGAAACCCGGACTTCACCGACCTGTCGGCTGATCGATGAACCAGGGAAGGCCGCGCCGAGATCCACCGCGGCCGGCACGGTGATCGACAGCGTGCCCACCGGTTGCGCGACGCGTACCACGCCGTGGCTCGTCACCGGCGCCGCTGCGCCGGGCAGCGCCGTCACCACGACCGCCGACCCGACACCCATAAGCATCCACAGGATTTGCACGCCGCGACTATAGATCCCGCTACGGGTGATTTTGATCCATCGTCACCCGTTCAGCCGGTTTCTTTCTGGCTGCGACCGGTTAGCGTTCCTCGACCGTTTCGCTCATCCGCACCCTCGGCGGATCTTCGTCCAGGAGCCCCCATGCGCAAGTCCGCGCGTACCGCGACGTACACCGTTCTCGCCCTGGTTCTCGCCGCCGCCGCCAGCCCCGCCCTGTCCATGCCGGCGCACCAAGGCCGCACGGAACCAACCCGGCTCGCCAGCATCAGCGAAGACCACGAACCCACGCTCATCCGGCTACGTACCCGCACCTTCGATCCGACCACACCGGAGGCGGAACGCTCCCGGCCGCAGGGCCATCTACGGTCAAAGGACGGCCGCGCGTACCTCGTGCAGTTCACGACCACCCCGCTCGACAGCCACCGCGCCGCGCTGACTGCCCTCGGTGCCCGGATCGGCGCCTACATTCCCGACGCCACCTACGTGGTGCGCATGGACGAGGCGGCCCGAGGACAGGTCGCTGCGCTGCCGTTCGTGCGATGGGTCGGCCGGTACGACGCCGGCGACAAGATCGAAGGCGGAGCCGTGCCGTCGAGCGCCCGCCGATACCTCATCACGCTCGTGGAACGCAGCGCCGCCGATCAACGTTCGGTGGTCGAGCGGATCAAGGCGATCGGTGGGAAGGTTCACGTCGCATCGGCGAGCCGGCAACTGGTTGAGGCAACCCTGCAGCCGGCGCAGGCGCTTGCCGTGGCGCACTTGGACGCGGTGCTCGCGCTCGACGTCTGGACGGCAGGCGAAGTGGACATGGACAACGCCCGCGTCGCGGGCGGCGCCAACACGGTCGAGACCGCCCTGGGCCACCTCGGCCAAGGCGTACGCGGCGAGGTGATGGACAGCGGGCTGCGCACCACGCACCAGGAGTTCGCGGCCTTCCCGCCGATCATGCACACCGCCAACACCACCAGCACGAGCCACGGCACCTCGACGTACGGGCAGATCTTCTCCTCCGGAGTCAACGCCAATGCCCGCGGTCTGCTCCCCCAGGCACAGCCCATCTTCGCCGCCTTCAGCCAGGTGTCCGACCGGTGGGCGCACACCGCGGAGCTCGTCGACCCGGCGGGCCCCTACCGGGCGGTGTTCCAGTCCAACAGTATGGGCAGCGCGCTGACATTCAGCTACAACTCGACATCGGCGGCGATGGACGACATCGTCTTCGACCACGACATCCTCATCTGCCAGTCCCAGGGCAACACCGGTAACCGCTCTGCCCGGCCACAGGCGTGGGCGAAGAACGTGGTGTCCGTCGGCGGCACGTACCACTACGACACCGTCTCCCGCGCCGATGACGCGTGGAACGGCGGCGGGAGCATCGGCCCGGCCGCGGACGGGCGGATCAAGCCCGACCTGTCGAACTACTACGACGCGGTCCACACCACCGCGTCCGGCGGCGACGCCGCGTACACCAGCACGTTCAGCGGCACCAGCGCCGCCACCCCGATCACCTGCGGCTACGCGGGCCTGATCTTCCAGATGTGGGCCAACGGGGTCTTCGAGGGCAGCCCCGGTCTGGACCGCGACGTCTTCGCGTCCCGGCCACATGCCGCCACCGCGAAGGCATTGTTGATCAATTCGGCCGACCAGTACGCCTTCACAGGCGAGTCCCACGACCTGGCCCGGATGAAGCAGGGCTGGGGTTCGGCCAGCGCCGGCAACCTGTACCAGCAGGCGGAGGCCAACAACTGGCAGCTCCCGATCCTCGTCAACGAGACGGACGTGCTCACGCAGGGCCAGAGCGCGACGTACACACTGACCACCGACGGCAGTGAGCCGCTGAAGGCGACGATGGTCTACACCGATCCGATGGGCTCCCCGTCGGCGGCCCAGGCGCGGGTCAACGACCTGACCCTGAAGCTCACCGCCCCGGACGGCACCGTGTACTGGGGAAACAACGGACTCGCGGCAGGCAACTGGTCAGCCCCGGGTGGCTCGGCCAACACGATCGACACCGTCGAGAACGTGTTCATCCAGAACCCGGCCGTCGGCACCTGGACGATCGAGGTCATCGCCAGCCAGATCAACGTGGACGGACACGTGGAAACCCCCGCGACCGACGCCGACTTCGCCTTGGTCACCACCGGAAAGGTCACCAGCTGATACTCCACGGCTCCTTCCTGATGGCGTGCACGGGCGGCGGATCAAACGATGCGTCGCTCGTCGGCGGGCGCAAAGTCCGCTGCACAGGTCAAACGGCGGCGGGCCGGGAGGAGCGTGACTGGGCGGCGTGCCGCATCGTTGTTGCTTCCAGTGCACGCGTCCGTCCTCACGGAATGCATGCTGGGCCCTGATCAGCGCCGATCAGGGCCCGCCTCATGCCTCGGGCCAGGCGGCGGTCCACTGGCTCTCCGGGATGGGCGGCGACGTGAGGGGCGACCGTGCCGGTGATGATCCGGCAGAACTCGGTGAGTTCTCGGTGAGCACACGTCAGCCTGATCAGTGCGGCGGCTCCGGCATGGGCCCGCCGACGGCAGACGAGTCGCCGCCGTTCGGAACACAGCCATCGAGCAGTGCGTCCAGACCTGCGGCGAGTCCCTCCGTTCCACCACGCTCGGCGAGGTCGGCGGTGGCCGCCCGGAGCCGGGGCAGTTCCTGCGCCGACATCCGGTGCAGGCCGAGTCGGAACGCCGGATCGGACTCGTCGGGAGCGTCCACCATGGCCCGGAGCTCGACGAAGACATAGCCGAGCAGCCACGCGATGTACGCCCGATGGGTTCTTGCCGCGGCGGCGTCATCCAGACCCGCCTGGTGCAGCAGGGTCAGGACCCGCTCGTGGTCCCGGAGTACGGCCGGTGGGCGGCGTGCGAGTGGGACCGCCAGCATGCGGGTCGCCAGCAGCGGCACGGCGTGGGGGTGGCTCAGGGCAACCAAGTAGGTTTCGCGTGCGACGTGGTGGAGTTCCGCGCGCCAAGCGGGAGACGACCGCGAGACGTTCGCAGTCGGCGTTCGGGCATCGCGGGACTCAGCGGCCAGGACATCCTCCAACTCCAGATACAGCGCCTCGACCAGGCCGTCTAGCAGAGCCTCCTTGCCGGCCGCGTACCGGTACAGAGCCATGGCCTCGACGCCCAACTCGGCGCCCAGTCGTCGCATGCTCAGCGCCCCGAGCCCTTCGCGATCGACCACTTCCAGAGCGGTGGCAAGGACCCGCTCCCGGCTCAGCCGCCCGTAGCGGCCTCGATCACCGGCACGTCGGCCCGCGCCCTGCCCGGTCTCCCTGGCCATTCCATCGCCTCCAGCGACGAGATGAGCCTTTCGGCCTGCCCCCTTGACCATATGCGACCTTCAGTGGAAAGTGTACGTATACGCCGTAAATATACGACGTAGGGATACAGGCGGAGATGCCTCCCATGCGATCGCTGCGGCAGAAGCCGCGGCTGTGGGCCTGACACGGCCAAACCGACACATAAGGTACGCGACCGATTACGGAGCGTTGCCATGACCTCCAGGCGCCTCGCGATCTCCAGCGATTCCAGTGACGGCGACTCCATGTCCGATTCGGGGACAGTGACGCCACTGGAAGCCCAGATCCGGAAGCTGTCCGGCGGACGTGTCGCACGGATCACTGCGGAAGGCCCCATCTTCAGGTGGCGCCCGCC
This genomic interval carries:
- a CDS encoding S8 family serine peptidase; translated protein: MRKSARTATYTVLALVLAAAASPALSMPAHQGRTEPTRLASISEDHEPTLIRLRTRTFDPTTPEAERSRPQGHLRSKDGRAYLVQFTTTPLDSHRAALTALGARIGAYIPDATYVVRMDEAARGQVAALPFVRWVGRYDAGDKIEGGAVPSSARRYLITLVERSAADQRSVVERIKAIGGKVHVASASRQLVEATLQPAQALAVAHLDAVLALDVWTAGEVDMDNARVAGGANTVETALGHLGQGVRGEVMDSGLRTTHQEFAAFPPIMHTANTTSTSHGTSTYGQIFSSGVNANARGLLPQAQPIFAAFSQVSDRWAHTAELVDPAGPYRAVFQSNSMGSALTFSYNSTSAAMDDIVFDHDILICQSQGNTGNRSARPQAWAKNVVSVGGTYHYDTVSRADDAWNGGGSIGPAADGRIKPDLSNYYDAVHTTASGGDAAYTSTFSGTSAATPITCGYAGLIFQMWANGVFEGSPGLDRDVFASRPHAATAKALLINSADQYAFTGESHDLARMKQGWGSASAGNLYQQAEANNWQLPILVNETDVLTQGQSATYTLTTDGSEPLKATMVYTDPMGSPSAAQARVNDLTLKLTAPDGTVYWGNNGLAAGNWSAPGGSANTIDTVENVFIQNPAVGTWTIEVIASQINVDGHVETPATDADFALVTTGKVTS
- a CDS encoding TetR/AcrR family transcriptional regulator — protein: MARETGQGAGRRAGDRGRYGRLSRERVLATALEVVDREGLGALSMRRLGAELGVEAMALYRYAAGKEALLDGLVEALYLELEDVLAAESRDARTPTANVSRSSPAWRAELHHVARETYLVALSHPHAVPLLATRMLAVPLARRPPAVLRDHERVLTLLHQAGLDDAAAARTHRAYIAWLLGYVFVELRAMVDAPDESDPAFRLGLHRMSAQELPRLRAATADLAERGGTEGLAAGLDALLDGCVPNGGDSSAVGGPMPEPPH
- a CDS encoding transposase — protein: MYAVRSGIEGTINELAHGHEMRRRRYRGLDKTHVQHVLTAIAVNIERLSERPTPGEPLRAPLPTAFQAYLDQPGLPRPRSRRYVGG
- a CDS encoding peptidase; amino-acid sequence: MGGLLLAVLLLLGAVAPVAAEPPRRTSDDLAVGIRLVDAPVSRRDDERAHRYIVDHIRPGQQIRRRIAVTNLADTRHRVQLYPGAAAVHKDGFTFAHGRGGNELTRWVTLERSELVLEPDETATVWTEITVADDATGGEHYGVIWAQISPDPDPSKQVRQAARAGVRIYLSVGPGGEPPSDFRIDNLTGARAANGAPMVTARVKNTGGRALDLAGKLTLSNGPGGASAGPFNAKAGTIGPGRSTVATTPLDPGLPAGKWTARLTLTSGLVTRENAGSITIRTPQRDENPQLAVLTLGGLASVAAALLAAYAYRRRNHSR
- a CDS encoding alpha/beta fold hydrolase, translated to MGSVTTQDGTEIFYKDWGPRDGQAIVFHHGWPLSADDWDNQMLFFLAHGYRVIAHDRRGHGRSSQTATGHEMDTYAADVAALTDALDLRGAFHIGHSTGGGEVARYVARAKPGRVGKAVLVGAVPPIMVRSDTNPGGLPIEVFDGLRSALAANRSQFYIDLPTGPFYGFNRPGAKVSQGLIDNWWRQGMMGAANAHYECIKAFSETDFNEDLTLIDVPVLVAHGTDDQIVPYADAGPLTAEIVKDSTLKTYEGLPHGMLSTHPEVLNPDILAFLKA
- a CDS encoding GNAT family N-acetyltransferase, producing MTPTLRTERLLLEPYAPEDQEDFVTLFQDRRVSQWMGDGPATEAEDRALFGRIFTKVYAQDLFDVWAVRRNGVMIGHAEIKPTDVAQGHEIIYALVPDVWGSGLGRELAEALVSYGFDALGLAEVYATVAASNSASLAVLSRIGFEHARDIAEDDGSTTRVLTRRRAVQPTGQE